GTGTATCGACAGCACATCCATATCAATCCTCCTTGCCAAGCAGGAAGTAGAGGATCGGACCGATGAACTCCATACCGATAATGGCGACAACGAGCCACAAAGTACGATTGCCTCTCCTGTAATTGCTATGGGTTAGGATGTGATAGAGGGTATAACCCAGCAAAGCGAACTGGACGATTGCCAGCGGGATCAAAAACGGAAGAAATTCCTCCATAACGTTATCCATGTTCTTTTCCTTCCTCTCCATAGGTTTCCACGCAAAAGCCTTTATATCCGCAGCCGGTGCAGGTCAGTTTTCTGAGTGTGAGCGTGTGCCTTGCGAACATGGCCTCTTTGCGTCGAGGCTTGAACACCTCATGACATTGCGGGCAGATATAGGCGATCCTGTTGAAATAGAATGCTATGACCCAAATCGCATATGGAACGGCCACCAGAACGTAAAGAGCGAACAGCCACCATATTCCTGAGGCAATCCAGAAAACGATGGATGCCCACTGAATGATGCCGATGGGAATGGCGGTAATCAGCAGGATGGCGTGTAGCCGTCTCATGTTCTTTTTGTTTTCCATCGCATACGCTATATCGCCGATAGATTCGATGGAGAAAAAATCATCCACGCTCTTCAGCCCTCGCCTAATCCCCTCGAGCATATCGAGCTTTGCTTGTCTTTCGCGCACTTCCTTACGAAGCAGCTGCTCCTGCTGTTCAAGCAAAACGGAAATGACGCTGCCGGGATCATCCTCGGACAGCAATGCTCCTATGCTGTTGATCGAAATGTCGGTGTCCCGAAGGAAGCATATGATCTTCAGGCGCTTCACATCATCTTCTGAATAAAGACGCCTGCCGCCCTCCGTGAGCTCACTGGGCGTAAGAATGCCGCGAGTATCGTAATACTGCACTGTTCTAACGGATACGCCACAGAGCTTCGCGATTTCTCCAGTCGTGTATTTTGACATAGCTTTCACCTCCTTTCACCCTTATTTAACTTCATTACGCAACGTCATGAGCAACACGTTACGCAGGGGGATTTTTTGGGAATTCGGGCGTTATCGTTTTCGGCAAGCCTCTTTCAAAGCTTCTCCAGCAAAGCACATGGAGCAAAGAAGTCCAAGACAAACTGAAATCGCCAGACTTCACCAACCAGTTTTCGACCAATCTGCAAGGTGACCGGCTTATCACGTTGATCTTGCGTTTGTACGATTGGATTATGGGCGCGGATTGGACTGCAGGAATGTTTCGACAGATGTCGGTGCGTTAGGATCGAAAACATCTGCTAATGGCAGAAGCTGGCGGAATAATGATATGACAGATTTATCAATTGCGGTTGGGGATGCTGCTTGTCTGACACAGTGAAATAGTGGTTCATGGTGTGCTATCCGGTTTCGGCATTCGTTGATGAGCTTGATTTTTGCATTCAAATCAGCTCTGTTCGTTCCGGCAGGCCATGCATGGTGAAGGCAGGGAATCCATAGGGCGCGTTCATGTGCCTTGTCCGTTAAATGCGCCCAAAAGCCGAAGGAAAGGTTGGCGATGATCCTTCCGGGCTGTGAGAGTTCCTTGTGAATGGAGGTCGCACTGTGAATGCTTGCTCGATTCAATGCGTTGGCATCGAACATTTTGCCGGAGCTGCTACGCCGAAGTATGGGAATGTTGACCGGAGAGGAGCCATCAAGCAGCCATGGCTCGGGTCCCTTCCAACGCGAACTGATTGCACGGTCATAGGCGTTTCGCAAGGCTACTTCGAAGAACGCGATGTCTTTCATCAGCACTTGACCGAGATCGATGTTCCACTCATAGAGACGAAGCGCGCGAGTCATATTGTTTTCGGAGGCATCGAGGTAGGTTCGGAATCGAGGCGTGGATAGCCAGTCGTAAACCCAGGTTTTATCGGGCGCAAGGTTTTGGCGTAGAGCGTTGATCATCTGGGCCTCCTTGCCTTGCGGGTAATGCAATGCCCCGGTGACTTGGAAACCAGCGGTCAACACGGGGCTTGTATTCGTAATTGTAAATGCAATCTGTGACTTTGCGTTGAGCAGAAACTGGTGTACATGGTAAGCGTCTAATCCGGGCGTTATCAGATTGCATGCTATTTGTGATTCGGTGGTAGACACCATCAAATGTCTGTCACCTGATCGCGATGGAAAAGATTCACGCACGTAGCGCAGGAGCCGGCCCCATGATGCACAGGGAATCCGGCTCCTACTTCCATTTCCTCCTCGGAGGTTGGCTTACTGGGCGGCGTAACGCATTCTTGCGACTGAATTCTTTCCTGATTAATCAGGCCAAGGCTTTGCGCAGGCGTTGGATGCTGATGGGTTTGGGGGTGCCGAGTTCTTGTGCCCACAGGGAGACGTAGAACTCCTCGAGCATCCAGCGGGCCTCGTCGGCTTGCTTAGTCAGCGCCTCGTGGCGAGGTCCGGCCGGTTCGCGCTTGGCGCGGTCCAGGGCCTTGTCCACGAGTTGTTTGGCTTCGTCGGCCTCCCATGCCCAGCGCACGTCGCGGTTCTTATCGGTTTTCGCCTTGGTCAGGCGCGCGAGGTCGGCCCTCAGATACCGTTCGATATGGCGCAGCGAATACGGGGGAGCGGCGCCGATGAAGCCGGGGAACACCAGCGTGGCGATATGCTCGCGAATCGACTGCAACACCGAGAGCATCGGCAGGTCCGCCTTGCCGGACACCGCTTTGTCGACCTCGGCGTAGCGAGTCAGAATCGCAATCACGTCATGCGCCACCGCGTACACGGTATCCTCATACACCTGCTGCACGTCGAGCACGGCGTTCGCCAACGCCTCATCGTCGGGCAGCTTGTCCACCTCGGGCAGGAGACGCTTGACCGTGGCCAACTGCAGATCCTCCACCAACGCCTTGGTGGACTGGTACGGCGCGGAGGCGAGCATCAGCGCCTCGCCGCCCAGCCAACGCGAGGAGACGCGGTCGGCCGGCAGCCGCAGCGCGTCGAGCGCGCCCTTCCACAGCATCGCGGCGCGCGACTCGGTGGTCGCGCCCGCCTTGTGCAGCAGATTCGCCTGCTCGACCAGCTTGCCTTGGGTGGCTGCCTGATCGGCCTGACGTTGGACCATCTGGCGGGCCGACGCTTCGGCCTGCGCGGCGAACTCGCGTTGCAGGGCGACCAGATCCTTGCCCATGCCCATCACCTTCACCGGCCCGCGCGCGCGACGGCGGCCGCGCTGGTTGCGGCTGGGCGGCAACGTCTGCTCCACCGAGAACGTCATACGCAGATACGGGGCGAGCTTGTCCCACAATTCGCCGGTCAGCACCTCCGGATGGATCTGCGCGCCGACCACCTGGATGGCGGCCTGCGTGAACACATGCGCGAAATCAGGCCAACGCGCGGCCTCGCCGTCGGCCGGCAGGGGCGGCAGATTCGGCTTGCCCTGCGAGCCGGAGCCGGGCAGGTCGGGGTAGTGTTCGTCGATCCAGTCGCGCAGTTTGGCGGCCGTGTCCGGAGCGGGCACGAACTGCACGCGCAGCTGCTTGGGCAGGGATTTGATCATGGCGAGCAGCAGCTCGTCCAACAGGCCCGGCACATTCCATGTGAACTGTTCGGGAGAGACGCGCGAAAGCGCCTTGATCGGCACATGCACGGTCACGCCGTCGTGCGGATCGTGCGGGTCGTACACGTAGCTGAGCCGCAGATCGATGGGGCGTCCGTCGGAACCCAAGGTATGCCAATGGTCGGGATAGTCGTCGAGACTTACCGACTCGCTGTCGGCCAAGCGTTCCACCTTCGTCGGATCGAAATCCAACAAGGTGGGATGCTCGTCGTGTTCGACCTTCCACCATTTCGCCAAGTCGGCCACGCAGGTCACCTCGTGGGGGATCACCGCGTTGTAGAAGTCGAACAGATCCTCGTCGGAGACCGTGTCGGCGATCTGGCGTGTGCGGCTCGCGTCCTCGGCCGCCTCCTCAAGCACGTCGCGGTTCTTCGCCACGAACTCGTCATAGCTGAAGCGCTGCTGGATGTCGCCTTCGACCAAGCCCTGGCGGATCAGGAAGTCTCGCGCCTCCAACGGGTTGATGCGGCCCCACTGCACGGTGCGGTCCTGCACGATCGGCAGACCGTACAGCAGCACTTTGGACGTGGCCACCGCAGAACCGCGCGAACCCGACCAATGCGGTTCGGCGTAGGTGGTGCGGGTGAGCGAGCCCGCCAACGGTTCGGCCCACGCCGGGTCGATCGCGGCGGAATAGCGCGCCCACAGGCGGCTCGTCTCCACCAGCTCCGTGCTCATCACCCAAGCCGGCGTGGCCTTGGCCACCGCGGAGGCAGGGAAGAGGGCGAAATGCGTGCCGCGCGCGCCCTGATAATCGTTCTTCGACTGCTTCTGCGCGCGCTTCATGGCACGCGCCCGAGCCGCGCCGGAAAGCCCCGCGAAATCGGAGGCCTTGGGCTCTCGCACCACCTGCATGCCCATCATGGAAAGAAGCCCCGCCAGCATCGACCTGTGGATGCCTTCGGCGTCCCACGCGCAGCACAGGGAATGTGCGGCCTGCTGGTTGATCGGCAGTTGGCGGATCTCCAAGCCGGCGCGCGAGGAGGGAAGCGGCTCACCCACCTTGAACTTCATCTCGCGGCACATCTCACGCAGCTGCGAGACCAGATCCTTCCACTGGCGCATACGCAGCCAGTTGAGATATTCGGCTTTGCAGATCCGGCGCAGCGCGTTGTTGCTCGGCTCGCCGTCCGCTTGGAACACACGGTCCCAGATGTTCAACGCGGTGAGGAAATCGCTGGTCGGATCGGCGTAGCGGTTGTGGATGCGGTCCGCTTCGTCGCGCGCCTCGTCCGGGCGTTCGCGCGGATCCTGCAGGCTCAGGAACGCCACGACCACCAGCATGGCGGCCAACGTGTTCGGCGACGTGGACTTCGCCGCCTCGATCACCATACGGCCCAAACGCACGTCAATCGGAATGCGCGCCAGCTGGCGGCCGATATGCGTGAGCGTCACCTCGCCGCGCTTGCGGCCGATGGCCTTCAACTCGGTCAGCTCGTTGAAACCGTCAGAGACGGCCTTCATATCCGGCGGGTCGATGAAGCCGAAATTCGTCACATCCTCGGCAGTGCGCGCCACACCCACCGACAGCATATGCAACACCACCGCGCCCAGCGAGGTGCGCAGGATCTCCGGCTCGGTGAAGCGCGGACGCGTCTCGTAATCCTCACGCGCGTACAGGCGGATGGCGATGCCGTCGGCGATACGGCCGCATCGGCCGGAACGCTGGTCGGCGCTCGCCTGGCTGATCGGCTCGATCGGCAGACGCTGCACTTTCGCCGTCTTCGAATAGCGCGAGATGCGCGCCATACCCGGATCCACCACATAGCGGATGCCCGGCACGGTCAGCGACGTCTCGGCCACATTCGTGGCGATGACGATGCGCTGGTGCGTATGCGGCTCGAACACGCGATGCTGCTCCTTAGCGGACAGCCTCGCGAACAGTGGCATGATCTCGATCGCGTCGGGGCGGCGCATATCCGCCGCGCGCGGGCCGTAATGGTGGCGCAGCGCGGCCTCGAACTCGTGGATGTCGCGCTCGCCGGACGCGAACACGAGAATGTCGCGGGCGCCGCGTTCATGGCTTGAATGGATGATGAGTTCGGCGCAGGCGCGGGCCACGGCGGTGGGCATATCGGTGATGCCCGCGTCGAGGTCGTCGTCGCCGGGACGCGCGCCGGTGGCGAAACCCGGCACCTCATGCATCAGCGCGGGCGCGGCGCCGAGCGGCTCGTAGGCGATCCGCACCGGATAGGTGCGTCCCGACACCTCGATCACCGGCACCGACGTGCCCAAAGCGCGTTCGAAATGCTCCTGGAACTTCACCGAATCGATGGTGGCGGAGGTGATCACCAGCTTCAGGTCGCGTCGCTGGGGGAGCAGGGCGGTCAGATAGCCGAGCAGAAAGTCGATGTTGAGGCTGCGTTCGTGCGCCTCGTCGATCACGATCGTGTCGTATTTCATCAGCTTGGGGTCGCGTTGGATCTGCGCGAGCAGAATACCGTCGGTGACCACGCGCAGACGCGTGTTCGGCGAGCTTTCGTCGGTGAACCGCACCTGATAGCCGATCTCGTCGCCCAGTCGCACGCCCATCTCGCTGGCGATGCGCTCCGCCACCGTGCGCGCGGCGATACGGCGCGGCTGCGTATGTACGATCTGCCGGCCGTGCGTGCCGCGGCCCAACTCGAGCAGAATCTTCGGCAGCTGTGTGGTTTTGCCGGAGCCCGTCTGTCCGGAGACGATCACCACCTGGCTGGAACGCACGGCCTCGGCGATCTCGCCGCGCGCGGCCGACACCGGCAGTTCAGATGGATACTCGTACTTCATATGCTCCGTCCTTGCCCTTGCCGTCGATGGACAGCGCTCTACGCGGCGGTGTCTTGGGACGGCGCGGCTAGTTGTTACGCAAAACCTCTATGATACGGAATCCCTTGGAACTGGCGTATTTGTCCACCGCATACTCATCGCCGAGCGCTTCGTCCAACCATGGGATCAGCGAGTCCGCGCCGAGGTTTCTCTGCACCACCAGATAGGCCGCGCCGCCCTGCTTCAGCCGCGGCAGCCACGTCAGCAGCAGCGTGTGCAGCGCCTCCTTGCCGATGCGGATCGGCGGATTCGACCAGATCACATCGAAACGCAGGTCGTCGGGCAGAATCTCGCACGTCAGCGCATCGGATACGGGCTGATCGGCCAACGGCACGCCATCGGCACCGGTCTGCGACACATGCACGTTGACGCAGCCGTTGGCCTTCGCGTTCGCGGCGGTCAGCTCCAACGCGCGCTCGTTCACATCCACGGCCCACACGTCGGCCTGCGGCGACTCAAAGGCCAGCGACAGGGCGACCGGCCCCCAACCGCAACCCAAATCCAGCAACGCGCCTTGACTCGGCGGTTCGGGCGCCTGACGCAGCAGCACCGACGTGCCGAGATCCAGCCGGGAACCGGAGAACACGCCGTTCGACACCTGCACCGTGGCGTCGTTGCCGCGCAGCGACACCTTCAGCGTGCGGCGCACATCCTTCGACGCGGGCTCCGCCGCGAAATACTGTTCGGCCATCGTCATCCTCGCTTCCTCGAATCCGACTTCCAATCCGACTTCCTCGGTCGGCTTACGTCATGTCTGCTCACACGATGATAATAAAGACGATAGTTCAACCGTGTGATGCGAGAGCAGAAGAAGGTGGCATTGAGCCTGGAGACCCAATCCGAGCGGACGGAATCGTTCGAGACAAGCGCCGTTGACGGCACTGCAACCACCGAAGCCGACCGTTCCTCCGAAGTAGACGCCGGCGTGCTCTCCGGACGTTCCGAAGTCCTGCTGGATGGCCATTCCGGCGTATCCGCGTTCGATGAGGCGGGCGACCAGGAATGGGAGGAGCGAGAATCCCGCAACGCGCTCAAGCATGTCGTGGGCATGGGCGAACTGCAGGACGTCACCGAAGTCGAATACCGCAAGGTACGACTCGAACGCGTGGTACTGGTCGGCGTATGGTCATCGCAGAACAGCACCGCCGCCAAAGCCGAGGAATCCCTACGCGAGCTGGCGGCGCTCGCCGAAACCGCGGGCGCGGTGGTGTGCGACGGTCTGCTGCAGCATCGTTCCCGCCCGGACGCCGCCACCTACGTGGGCTCGGGCAAGGCCAAGGAGATCGCCGACATCGTGGCGCGCGAGGAGGCCGACACCATCATCGTGGACGATGATCTGCCACCCTCGCAGCGTCGCGCGCTCGAGGACGCCACCAAAGTGAAGGTGGTGGACCGTACCGCCGTGATCCTCGACATCTTCGCCCAGCACGCCACCAGCCGTGAAGGCAAGGCGCAGGTGGAGCTCGCCCAGTTGCAGTACATGCTGCCGCGACTGCGCGGCTGGGGCGCCTCCCTGTCGCGTCAGGCCGGCGGTCGTGCCGCGGGCGCGGACGGCGGCATCGGCTCGCGAGGCCCCGGCGAGACGAAAATCGAAATGGACCGTCGTGTGATCCGCACGCGCATCGCGCGCCTGCGCCAGCAGATCCGCCAGATGGCGCCGGCCCGCGAAATCAAGCGTGGTTCGCGACGCCGCTTCGGACTGCCGACCATCGCCGTGGTGGGGTATACGAACGCGGGCAAATCCTCGCTGACCAACCGGCTGACCGGTTCGACGGAACTTGTGGAGAACGCGCTGTTCGCCACGCTGGACACCGCCGTGCGCCGCGCCAAAGCCAAGGACGGCCGCCTGTACGCCTATGTGGACACGGTTGGATTCGTGCGGCGCTTGCCCACCCAATTGGTCGAGGCGTTCAAATCGACGTTGGAGGAGGTGGCCGAGGCCGACGTGATCCTGCACGTGGTCGACGGCTCGCATCCCGACCCGTTCTCGCAGATCGACGCGGTGAACGACGTGCTCGCCGACATCGAGGGAACCGCTTCGATTCCGCGTCTGCTGGTGTTCAACAAAATCGATCTGGTCGACGAAAGCGTGCGCGAGCGTCTGCGCAATCTGGAATCCGACGCCCATCTCGTCTCCGCCTATTCGGGCGAGGGATTGGACGAGCTGCGCGCCGCCGTCGAAGCGTTGCTGCCGGTGCCGCATGTGCATGTGAACGCGCTGCTGCCCTATACGGCCGGCGCGCTGCTGTCTCGCGTGCGCGAATACGGCAATGTGATCGCTTTGGACTACCGCGACGACGGCGTGATGCTTGAGGCGGACGTCGACAGCCATCTGGCCGCGCAGATCGTCGAACAGGCCATCGACTGATCGGGTCCGCGGCGGATGGCGGGCGTGTGAGCTTGCTCACGTGTGTTATAGCAGGAATGTTAGCGATAACAATCCAGTGGTTCCAGCTGTTTTTGAAAAACTTTTTCGTGGTGAAACGTCATAGCGGACGAGTAGAGTGAAGACGTTGTTTGGATGGAATCCCGCCAAAAAACGGGAAGTGATAGGAAGAGATACCCATGGCTGAATCGCTTATTAAGCCCACCAAGCTTGCTGTGATCGGCGCCGGCGCTGTCGGCTCCACACTGGCCTTCGCCGCCGCCCAGCGCGGCATCGCCCGCGAAATCGTGCTCCAGGACATCGCCAAGGAACGCGTCGAAGCCGAAGTGCTCGACATGCAGCACGGCTCCAGCTTCTATCCCACCGTCTCCATCGACGGTTCCGACGACCGCGAGGTCTGCCGCGACGCCGACATGATCGTCATCACCGCCGGTCCCCGCCAGAAGCCCGGCCAGTCCCGCCTCGAACTCGTCGGCGCCACCATCAACATCCTCAAGTCCATCATCCCCGGCCTCGTCGAAGTCGCCCCCAACGCCATCTTCATGCTCATCACCAACCCGGTGGACATCGCCACCCATGTGGCCCAGAAGATCTCCGGCCTGCCTGAGAACCAGGTCTTCGGCTCCGGCACCAACCTCGACTCCGCCCGTCTGCGCTTCCTCATCGCCGAGCAGACCGGCGTCAACGTCAAGAACGTCCACGCCTACATCGCCGGCGAACACGGCGACTCCGAAGTCCCGCTGTGGGCCTCCGCCACCATCGGCGGCGTCCCCATGTGCGACTGGACCCCGCTGCCCGGCCACGAGCCCCTCGACGCCGACGTTCGCGAGCAGATCCACCAGGACGTCAAGAACGCCGCCTACAAGATCATCAACGGCAAGGGCGCGACCAACTACGCCATCGGCATGTCCGGCGTCGACATCATCGAAGCCGTCCTCAAAGACTCCAACCGCATCCTCCCCGTCAGCTCCATGCTCAAGGACTTCCACGGCATCTCCGACGTCTGCATGTCCGTCCCCACCCTCATCAACCGCTCCGGCGTCAACACCGCCATCAACACCCCGGTGTCCGACAAGGAGCTTGCGGCCTTGAAGCGTTCGGCGGAGACGCTAAGGGAGACCGCCGCCCAATTCGGCTTCTAGCAAATCCCGCACCGATGGAGCGCCTTCGGTGTTGCTCGGAACTCGACGTACCTTTGTACGCCTTCGTTCCGTGCGCCTTGGGGTCGCACGCATCGGTGCGGGATTTTGTGTTTTGGTACCGGTGGGGCGTCTCCGTCGTTGCTCGGAACTCGACGTACCTTTGTACGCCTTCGTTCCGTGCGCCTAGGGGTCGCACGCATCGGTGCGGGATTTCACGTAGCGTGATGGGCCCCATGCGGCGTGTGCTATGGTGAAAACGGTGATGAGACCCCGGCTTCGGCCGGGGTTTCGTCGTATTGGAACGTAACTGCAAATGGTATTGAGAAGCGGTTTCACTAGGAACGGGACGAGGGGAGCGGACGACGATGGCGCATGATCACACGCATGCAAGCGCGGGAGGCGATTCGGCGGAGCATCAGCGGCGGCTGATACTGACGTTGACGTTGACCGGAACGGTGTTTCTTGCGGAGGTCGTCGGCGCGGCCCTCACCGAATCGTTGGCCCTGCTGGTCGACGCCGGGCATATGCTCACCGACATGTCCGTGCTCATCGCCTCCACGGTCACCGCCATGCTGATGCGCCGCAAACCCGACAGCACCCGCACCTGGGGTTGGGCCAGACTGGAGGTCATCACCGCCGCGGGCGGCGCCCTTGTGCTGTTCGGTGTCGGCGCGTACGCGTTGATCGAAGCCGGATTGCGTCTGTTCGGAGAGTCGGCGGATGACGTGCATGACGCCCGTCTGCTGCTCGCATTCGGCATCCTCGGACTCGCCGCCAACATCGGGTCCATAGTGATTCTCGCCTCGCAGCGCGGCGACAACATGAATATGAAGGCCGCGTTCCTCGAAGTGTTGAACGACGCGCTCGGATCGGTGGCCGTGGTGCTGTCCGCCGTGGTGATGATGGCGACCAGCTGGGCGGGATTCGACGCGGTCGCCGGCGGCCTGATCGCCCTGATGATGATTCCCCGCGCCGTCACCCTGCTGCGCAACGCGGTGCGAGTGCTGTTGGAGGAGACGCCGGAAGGTCTCGACCTCGACGCGGTGCGCGAGCATCTCGAAGGGGTGCCGCATGTGGTCGCCGTTCACGACCTGCATGCCAGCACCGTATCCACCGGCATGCCGATACTCATGGCCCATGTGGTGGTGGAGCGGGGTCTGAGCATGGAACAGGCGGAGGGGATTCTGCAGCAGCTTCAGGACTGCCTGCGCGAGCACTTTCCGGTGTCGGTGCCCCACACCACGTTCCAACTCGAACCGGAGGGGTACACCACCCCGTCCGCCGAACAGCTGCATATGTGACGAGGGAACACGTTGGACGGAGGAGATCCTTGCGTCTCGCTGCGCTCCGCTCGGGATGACGGAAGAAGTTTATCCGTTTGGGGGCGTGGGATATTAGAGTTTGCGCAGTACGGTGACGACTTTGCCCATGATCTGCGCGTGGGTGCCGTCGATGGGGGAGTAGGCGGGATTGTGCGGCATCAGCCACACATGGCCGTCCTGCTTGCGGAAGGTTTTCACGGTGGCCTCATCGTCGAGCAGCGCCGCCACGATATCGCCGTTCACCGCGGTGCTCTGCTCGCGCACCACCACGAAATCGCCGTCGCAGATGGCCGCGTCCACCATGGAATCGCCGTGCACCTCCAACATGAACAGGGTGCCGGTGCCGGTCAGGCGCTCCGGCAGACGCATCACATCATCCACATGCTGGTCCGCGGTGATGGGCACGCCGGCCGCGATGCGGCCCACCAGCGGCACGTCATGCGACTGCATCACCGACTCGCTTTCGGGGAAGGGGATGATGGTCGCCGTCGCGGCGGGGGCGTCGGGCTGTGCGGACTGGGCCGCAGACGTTGCCTCGTCGCCTTGCGGGGGTGCCACCACTTCGATGGCACGACCCTTGTTGGCGTTCATGCGAATGAAGCCTTTGTCTTCCAGGGTCTGCAACTGGTGCTTCACCGACGAAGGGCTTTTCAGTCCGGCGTATTCGCCGATCTCGCGGAATGACGGGGCGAAGCCATGGGCGTCGATATGCGTGCGGATGGCCTCCAGCACCTTGCGTTGACGGTCGGTCAGCGCGCTGTCGGCTGATGATGGCTGCGGGGTCATGGCGATGATGCTCACGTCGGGGCTCCTTTCGGGCGGCTGTGACCAGTGTATCGTGCAAATCATGTGAAATCAAACATCTGTTCGACTCGTCGTGTTGACGTTGTCGAACAGATGTGCCACAATCAGAACAAGTGTTCGATAGAACAGGTGTTCGAAAGGATGTGGTTGCGATGGCTGGAACCGCTGTGATGATGGGCAAAGGCATGATGAGGGGTAGCGCCAAGCGATCCCATGGGACGATGCGTCTGACCACACGCGGCAAGCTGGTTGTGGCGCTGCTGGCAGCGGCTTTGACTTGGGCGGGAATCAGTGTGGTTTCGCCGGTCCCCGCGCATTCGGAGGCAGGGGCGACCGCCGTGTCCAGCTATATCGTGCGTCCGGGGGACACGCTGTGGTCGTATGCGTCGAGCATCACTCCCGCGGGGCAGGACGTGTCGAACACGGTCGACGAACTGATCGAGCTGAACGATTTGGAATCCGGCGCATTGCAGGCCGGGCAGCGCATCGTCGTGCCGCAACGTTGATGTCGCGAAACTCCGATGTCTGGCGAACATACGCCACCGCACGGTATCCTTGGCGGAATGCATTGTCCTTTCTGCCAGAATTCCGATACCAAGGTGATTGATACGCGCATCAGCGAGGATGGCTATTCCATTCGTCGCCGGCGGCAGTGCCCCAAATGCGACAAGCGGTTCACCACCGTGGAAACCAGCATGCTGTTGGTCACCAAGCGCGGGGGCAACAGCGAGCCCTTCAATCGCGATAAGGTCGTCTCCGGTGTGCGCAAGGCGTGCCAAGGCCGTCCCGTCAAAGAAGAGGATCTGAAAATGCTCGGGCAGAAGGTCGAAGAGGATCTTCGCTCACGAGGGCTCGCCGAAATCAC
Above is a window of Bifidobacterium eulemuris DNA encoding:
- a CDS encoding cation diffusion facilitator family transporter, yielding MAHDHTHASAGGDSAEHQRRLILTLTLTGTVFLAEVVGAALTESLALLVDAGHMLTDMSVLIASTVTAMLMRRKPDSTRTWGWARLEVITAAGGALVLFGVGAYALIEAGLRLFGESADDVHDARLLLAFGILGLAANIGSIVILASQRGDNMNMKAAFLEVLNDALGSVAVVLSAVVMMATSWAGFDAVAGGLIALMMIPRAVTLLRNAVRVLLEETPEGLDLDAVREHLEGVPHVVAVHDLHASTVSTGMPILMAHVVVERGLSMEQAEGILQQLQDCLREHFPVSVPHTTFQLEPEGYTTPSAEQLHM
- the nrdR gene encoding transcriptional regulator NrdR gives rise to the protein MHCPFCQNSDTKVIDTRISEDGYSIRRRRQCPKCDKRFTTVETSMLLVTKRGGNSEPFNRDKVVSGVRKACQGRPVKEEDLKMLGQKVEEDLRSRGLAEITSDEVGKAILKPLRELDEVAYLRFASVYQNFAGLADFQQAIDDLRDGQ
- the lexA gene encoding transcriptional repressor LexA, whose product is MTPQPSSADSALTDRQRKVLEAIRTHIDAHGFAPSFREIGEYAGLKSPSSVKHQLQTLEDKGFIRMNANKGRAIEVVAPPQGDEATSAAQSAQPDAPAATATIIPFPESESVMQSHDVPLVGRIAAGVPITADQHVDDVMRLPERLTGTGTLFMLEVHGDSMVDAAICDGDFVVVREQSTAVNGDIVAALLDDEATVKTFRKQDGHVWLMPHNPAYSPIDGTHAQIMGKVVTVLRKL
- a CDS encoding L-lactate dehydrogenase, with the translated sequence MAESLIKPTKLAVIGAGAVGSTLAFAAAQRGIAREIVLQDIAKERVEAEVLDMQHGSSFYPTVSIDGSDDREVCRDADMIVITAGPRQKPGQSRLELVGATINILKSIIPGLVEVAPNAIFMLITNPVDIATHVAQKISGLPENQVFGSGTNLDSARLRFLIAEQTGVNVKNVHAYIAGEHGDSEVPLWASATIGGVPMCDWTPLPGHEPLDADVREQIHQDVKNAAYKIINGKGATNYAIGMSGVDIIEAVLKDSNRILPVSSMLKDFHGISDVCMSVPTLINRSGVNTAINTPVSDKELAALKRSAETLRETAAQFGF
- a CDS encoding LysM peptidoglycan-binding domain-containing protein; its protein translation is MAGTAVMMGKGMMRGSAKRSHGTMRLTTRGKLVVALLAAALTWAGISVVSPVPAHSEAGATAVSSYIVRPGDTLWSYASSITPAGQDVSNTVDELIELNDLESGALQAGQRIVVPQR